A window of the Serratia sarumanii genome harbors these coding sequences:
- a CDS encoding fimbrial protein, with protein sequence MKQRLTASVLLCAGVVCHFAWAEKTVDMQFRGTLIEPPPCTINDDGVIDVDFGDRVGINKVDGVNYRQTIGYRITCEPGIGKWDMMLRLNGTATSFDEAAVQTNHRYLGIRIYQNAAPFKVGSSLPIDPLKPPVLEAVPVGKAGETLTEGAFDATATLQADYQ encoded by the coding sequence ATGAAACAGCGTTTAACGGCGAGCGTGCTGCTGTGCGCCGGCGTGGTGTGCCACTTCGCCTGGGCGGAAAAAACGGTCGATATGCAGTTCCGCGGCACGCTGATCGAGCCGCCGCCCTGCACCATCAACGATGATGGCGTGATCGATGTGGATTTCGGCGATCGCGTCGGTATCAATAAGGTCGACGGCGTGAATTACCGGCAAACCATCGGCTATCGCATTACCTGCGAGCCGGGGATCGGCAAGTGGGACATGATGTTGCGCCTGAACGGCACGGCGACCTCTTTCGATGAGGCGGCGGTGCAAACCAACCACCGTTATCTGGGCATTCGCATTTACCAAAATGCCGCGCCATTCAAAGTGGGCAGTTCGCTGCCCATCGATCCGCTCAAGCCGCCGGTGCTGGAAGCGGTGCCGGTCGGCAAGGCGGGGGAAACCTTGACGGAAGGGGCGTTCGACGCCACGGCGACCCTGCAGGCTGACTACCAGTGA
- a CDS encoding adhesin: MSLLLGLAPGLCSAQIYSYVTQSTGSPSNASYKFVLESWDMDDLSPNPCYQQANCAIGINHRHTSTNTGGTSSVSPSAYVVGSTRYPQITQLATMGELSRFYQSIYPLPIQGSTSHVGESITQECVGLFYNTRSGSAVTGSNARLMPSSVCGIAPPPVGVCGIDEQQLDLNHGVLQDTELAGNTARGSLRVVCSQKMNIVMYIRTGSSGRLDLGNNSGVYSTLRINGVLGNQGYPFTADTSGITLPVTSTLGVTGTVKAGDYSGQSVAILALP, from the coding sequence ATGTCTCTACTGCTTGGCCTGGCGCCGGGGCTGTGCTCGGCACAAATCTATTCGTACGTCACCCAAAGCACCGGCTCTCCCTCCAACGCTAGCTATAAGTTCGTGCTTGAAAGCTGGGATATGGACGACCTGTCGCCCAATCCCTGCTATCAGCAGGCAAATTGCGCTATCGGCATTAACCACCGGCATACCAGCACCAACACCGGGGGCACATCTTCGGTGTCACCGTCTGCCTACGTTGTCGGCTCGACGCGTTATCCGCAAATTACTCAATTGGCGACGATGGGCGAACTCAGCCGTTTTTATCAAAGCATCTATCCGTTGCCGATACAGGGGAGCACTTCGCACGTGGGGGAGTCGATCACTCAGGAGTGCGTCGGGTTGTTTTACAACACGCGCTCCGGTTCCGCGGTAACGGGGAGCAATGCGCGCCTGATGCCCAGCAGCGTCTGCGGCATCGCGCCGCCGCCGGTCGGGGTGTGCGGCATTGATGAGCAGCAGCTCGATTTGAACCATGGCGTGCTGCAGGACACTGAACTGGCGGGTAATACCGCGCGCGGCAGTCTGCGGGTGGTGTGTTCGCAGAAGATGAATATCGTCATGTATATCCGCACCGGCAGCAGCGGCCGTTTGGATCTGGGCAACAACTCGGGCGTCTACAGCACGCTGCGCATCAATGGCGTGTTGGGCAATCAGGGGTATCCGTTCACTGCCGACACGAGCGGCATCACGTTGCCGGTCACTTCAACGCTCGGCGTGACCGGAACGGTCAAAGCTGGTGATTACTCTGGGCAGTCGGTCGCCATTCTGGCGCTGCCGTAG
- a CDS encoding helix-turn-helix transcriptional regulator produces MEKVPMGNSLSLAFIDNDRFFIEGLQRVLLSYFARRAIPVRLLDPAAAAQADMVFQSVERDWQARFCLRAAEGGKQINFSLRAPDDTRWRDKPRCISESGVIFRNDTIGLVLSRVEQALALQTSDSEARRCYWCERQRITRREQDVMRYLAWEMPPTAIARYLALSVKTVSNHKQAAMRKLGFKRNVDLYHWLRQGGLKTVERARGEGCGSGARLGAGTAAASIQQRHRAEEQ; encoded by the coding sequence ATGGAGAAGGTACCGATGGGAAATAGTCTGTCCCTGGCGTTCATCGATAACGACCGCTTTTTTATTGAAGGGCTGCAGCGGGTGCTACTGTCTTATTTTGCCCGCAGGGCGATTCCGGTTCGATTGCTGGATCCCGCCGCGGCGGCGCAGGCGGATATGGTGTTCCAGTCCGTGGAAAGGGATTGGCAGGCGCGATTCTGCCTGCGTGCCGCGGAGGGCGGTAAACAGATTAATTTTTCTCTGCGTGCGCCGGATGACACCCGTTGGCGCGACAAGCCGCGCTGCATCAGCGAATCGGGTGTGATCTTTCGCAACGATACGATCGGCCTCGTACTGAGCCGGGTGGAACAGGCGCTGGCGTTGCAGACGTCTGATAGCGAAGCGCGCCGCTGTTATTGGTGCGAGCGGCAGCGCATTACCCGCCGCGAACAGGATGTGATGCGCTATCTGGCCTGGGAAATGCCGCCGACGGCGATAGCGCGTTATTTGGCGTTGAGCGTGAAGACCGTCAGTAACCACAAACAGGCAGCGATGAGAAAACTGGGGTTCAAGCGCAACGTCGATTTATACCACTGGCTGCGGCAAGGGGGCCTGAAAACCGTAGAGCGGGCGCGAGGAGAGGGGTGCGGTTCAGGTGCGCGGCTTGGCGCCGGAACCGCTGCGGCGTCAATACAGCAGCGTCATCGCGCTGAAGAACAGTAG
- a CDS encoding fimbrial protein produces the protein MNRFIYHLVSPCILMTMLVIPATQAAPKVQGWGRVNMQGAIIDTACAIAAGSRDQTIDMDVLPLGNIARDGQGNTRPFTIELINCTFERPKPNLPNWKQFQVVFDGDADGELFGVRGDAKGVALQISDGQGNIAAPGVPLPRGDISPGSMSLNYSIKLVANKQPLHAGSYFSAVRFKLDYY, from the coding sequence ATGAACCGGTTTATTTACCATTTAGTGTCTCCTTGCATATTGATGACCATGCTAGTTATTCCGGCCACTCAGGCTGCTCCCAAGGTTCAGGGATGGGGGCGAGTGAATATGCAAGGAGCCATTATCGATACCGCTTGCGCCATTGCCGCCGGCAGTCGCGATCAGACTATCGATATGGATGTGTTGCCGCTGGGAAATATTGCGCGCGATGGACAGGGCAATACGCGCCCATTCACCATCGAATTAATCAACTGCACGTTTGAACGGCCAAAGCCCAATTTGCCGAACTGGAAGCAATTCCAGGTTGTTTTTGACGGCGATGCCGATGGCGAGTTATTCGGCGTGCGCGGAGACGCGAAGGGTGTGGCGCTGCAAATATCCGATGGCCAAGGGAATATCGCGGCGCCCGGTGTGCCTTTGCCGCGTGGCGATATTTCACCAGGAAGCATGTCGCTCAACTATTCCATCAAGCTGGTTGCCAATAAGCAACCGCTGCATGCCGGAAGCTATTTTTCTGCGGTGCGCTTCAAGCTGGATTATTACTGA
- a CDS encoding fimbria/pilus periplasmic chaperone, with protein MQNISLKTAAAIALLSTAMSQQASAAIALDRTRVIFDGGQSSVSLNLSNQNKQLPYLAQGWLEDEQGNKIQSPLVVLPPVQRIEPGKPSQIKIQALPAAKQLPQDRESLYYFNLREIPPKSDKPNTLQIALQTRIKLFYRPTAIVPSRADMATPWQEQLTLTRQGDGYQVNNPTPYYITIVDAGSKKHGEGAQGFEPFMIAPKSNARLTVSAAALGGSPVLTYINDYGGRPQLSFSCSGGSCKVVPEKKPAS; from the coding sequence ATGCAGAACATTTCCCTGAAGACCGCGGCGGCGATCGCCCTGTTGAGCACAGCGATGTCGCAGCAGGCATCGGCGGCGATCGCGCTCGATCGCACCCGGGTGATCTTTGACGGCGGCCAGAGCTCGGTCAGCCTGAACCTCAGCAACCAGAACAAACAGCTGCCGTATCTGGCGCAGGGTTGGCTGGAGGACGAGCAGGGCAACAAGATTCAGAGCCCGCTGGTGGTGCTGCCGCCGGTGCAGCGCATCGAGCCGGGCAAACCGAGCCAGATAAAGATTCAGGCGCTGCCGGCGGCCAAACAGCTGCCGCAGGATCGCGAGAGCCTGTACTACTTCAATTTGCGCGAGATCCCGCCGAAGAGCGACAAACCGAACACGCTGCAGATCGCGCTGCAAACGCGCATCAAGCTGTTTTACCGGCCGACGGCGATCGTGCCGAGCCGCGCCGACATGGCGACGCCGTGGCAAGAGCAACTGACACTGACGCGGCAGGGAGACGGCTATCAGGTCAATAACCCGACCCCTTATTACATCACCATTGTCGATGCCGGGAGCAAAAAGCACGGCGAAGGCGCGCAGGGTTTCGAGCCCTTCATGATCGCGCCCAAGAGCAATGCGCGGCTGACCGTGAGCGCGGCGGCCCTGGGCGGCAGCCCGGTGCTGACCTATATCAACGACTACGGCGGCCGGCCGCAGCTCAGTTTCAGCTGCAGCGGCGGCAGTTGCAAAGTGGTGCCGGAAAAGAAACCGGCTTCATAA
- a CDS encoding fimbrial protein, translating into MKRKLKKDSLPQRCEWRYYAAMGGLALMLPLLLPKAVAADNWQVEGANGVLQVRGALTESACRLEMTSARQDIWLGETGTARLRQAGDRGLPVAFELRLQDCLRASTSQRDARTGALTWAPNQPAVTVSFGAPTDMDNPQLVKAQGVSGLGLRLLDGRGRDVRLGSRGEPLMLTPGQNTLSYTVAPERTAAPLMAGAYRAAVDFRLSYD; encoded by the coding sequence ATGAAACGAAAACTGAAAAAGGACAGCCTGCCGCAGCGCTGCGAATGGCGCTATTACGCCGCGATGGGCGGCCTGGCGCTGATGTTGCCGCTGCTATTGCCGAAAGCCGTCGCGGCCGACAACTGGCAGGTGGAAGGCGCCAACGGCGTGTTGCAGGTGCGCGGCGCGCTGACGGAGAGTGCCTGTCGGTTGGAGATGACCAGCGCGCGGCAGGATATTTGGCTGGGGGAAACCGGCACCGCACGCTTGCGGCAGGCCGGCGATCGCGGGCTGCCGGTGGCGTTCGAGCTGCGTCTGCAAGATTGTCTGCGCGCCTCGACCAGCCAGCGCGATGCGCGCACCGGCGCACTGACCTGGGCGCCGAACCAACCGGCGGTGACGGTCAGCTTCGGCGCGCCGACGGATATGGACAACCCACAGTTGGTGAAAGCGCAGGGCGTGTCTGGTCTGGGGCTGCGCCTGCTGGACGGCCGCGGCCGCGACGTTCGCCTGGGCAGCCGCGGTGAGCCGCTGATGCTGACGCCGGGGCAGAATACCTTGAGCTACACCGTCGCGCCGGAGCGAACCGCGGCGCCGTTGATGGCCGGCGCTTATCGGGCGGCGGTGGATTTTAGGCTGAGTTATGACTGA
- a CDS encoding glucose/quinate/shikimate family membrane-bound PQQ-dependent dehydrogenase — translation MQNKASLSPLIVITALFAALSGLYLLGGGIWLAKLGGSLYYIIAGLVLLATSWLLFRRRATALLLYAVFLLGTTIWALWEVGPDFWALTPRLDVTFFFGLWLVLPFIYRKLVANGKFAYGALSAALAITVIALAYAVFNDPQEINGTLDAAQVQPKDANGADWPAYGRTQEGTRYSPLSQINDKNVGQLQEVWRFQTGDLKTANDPGEITNEVTPIKIRDTLYMCTPHQKLFALDAATGKEKWKFDPQLKYNPTFQHITCRGVSYHETAAAAGAAGDAAPAMCARRIILPVNDGRLFALDADTGKPCPDFANNGELNLQSNMPYATPGHYEPTSPPVITDKVIVIAGAVTDNYSNREPSGVIRGFDVNSGKLLWAFDPGAKDPNAIPADEHHFVPNSPNSWAPAAYDAKLDIVYLPMGVSTPDIWGGDRTPEMERYASGLLALNASTGKLAWFYQTVHHDLWDMDVPAQPTLADITDKSGKKVPVIYVPTKTGNIFVLNRTNGELVVPAPEKPVPQGPAKGDRLSPTQPFSELTFRPEKKLTGADMWGATIYDQLVCRVMFHSLRYEGTFTPPSEQGTLVFPGNLGMFEWGGLAVDTDREIAIANPIALPFVSKLIPRGPGNPIEPPEGDKGGSGTESGVQPQYGVPFGVTLNPFLSPFGLPCKQPAWGYISAVDLKTNDIVWKKRIGTVRDSSPLPLPFKMGMPMLGGPVTTAGNVFFIGATADNYLRAFSVTNGEKLWEARLPAGGQATPMTYEVNGKQYVLIFAGGHGSFGTKLGDYLVAYALPDQK, via the coding sequence ATGCAAAATAAAGCGTCACTATCGCCGCTTATCGTCATAACGGCGCTATTTGCCGCGCTGAGCGGGCTTTATCTGCTCGGCGGCGGCATTTGGCTGGCCAAGTTGGGCGGTTCGCTGTATTACATCATCGCCGGGCTGGTGCTGCTGGCGACCTCCTGGCTGCTGTTCCGCCGCCGCGCCACCGCGCTGCTGCTGTACGCGGTATTCCTGCTGGGCACCACTATTTGGGCCCTGTGGGAAGTCGGCCCGGACTTCTGGGCGCTGACGCCGCGCCTGGACGTCACCTTCTTCTTCGGCCTGTGGCTGGTGCTGCCGTTTATCTACCGTAAGCTGGTCGCCAACGGCAAGTTCGCCTACGGTGCGCTGAGCGCGGCGCTGGCAATCACCGTCATCGCGCTGGCCTATGCCGTATTCAACGATCCGCAAGAGATCAACGGCACTCTCGACGCCGCGCAGGTGCAGCCGAAAGACGCCAACGGCGCCGACTGGCCGGCCTATGGCCGCACCCAGGAAGGCACCCGTTACTCGCCGCTGAGCCAGATCAACGACAAAAACGTTGGCCAGCTGCAAGAGGTTTGGCGTTTCCAGACCGGCGATCTTAAGACCGCCAACGATCCGGGTGAGATCACCAACGAAGTCACGCCGATCAAGATCCGCGATACCCTTTACATGTGTACGCCGCACCAGAAGCTGTTCGCGCTGGATGCCGCCACCGGTAAAGAAAAGTGGAAATTTGATCCGCAGCTGAAGTACAACCCGACCTTCCAGCACATCACCTGCCGCGGCGTGTCTTACCACGAAACCGCTGCAGCCGCGGGCGCCGCCGGCGATGCCGCACCGGCGATGTGCGCGCGCCGCATCATTCTGCCGGTCAACGACGGTCGCCTGTTCGCGCTGGACGCCGACACCGGCAAACCGTGCCCGGACTTCGCCAACAACGGCGAGTTGAACCTGCAGAGCAACATGCCGTATGCGACGCCGGGCCACTACGAGCCGACTTCGCCGCCGGTGATCACCGATAAAGTGATCGTCATCGCCGGCGCCGTGACCGACAACTACTCCAACCGCGAGCCTTCCGGCGTCATTCGCGGCTTCGACGTCAACAGCGGCAAGCTGCTGTGGGCCTTCGATCCGGGCGCGAAAGATCCGAACGCCATCCCGGCGGACGAGCATCACTTCGTGCCGAACTCGCCGAACTCCTGGGCGCCGGCCGCCTATGACGCCAAGCTGGATATCGTCTATCTGCCGATGGGCGTTTCCACGCCGGACATCTGGGGCGGCGATCGCACCCCGGAAATGGAGCGCTACGCCAGCGGCCTGCTGGCGCTGAACGCCTCCACCGGCAAGCTGGCCTGGTTCTATCAGACGGTACACCACGACCTGTGGGATATGGACGTGCCGGCGCAGCCGACCCTGGCGGACATTACCGACAAGAGCGGTAAAAAAGTGCCGGTCATCTACGTGCCGACCAAAACCGGCAACATCTTCGTGCTGAACCGCACCAACGGCGAGCTGGTGGTGCCGGCCCCGGAGAAACCGGTACCGCAGGGCCCGGCCAAAGGCGACCGCCTGTCGCCGACCCAGCCGTTCTCCGAGCTGACCTTCCGTCCTGAGAAGAAACTGACCGGTGCGGACATGTGGGGCGCGACCATCTATGACCAGCTGGTCTGCCGCGTGATGTTCCACAGCCTGCGTTACGAAGGCACCTTCACCCCGCCGTCCGAGCAGGGCACGCTGGTGTTCCCGGGTAACCTCGGCATGTTCGAGTGGGGCGGCCTGGCCGTCGATACCGATCGCGAAATCGCCATCGCCAACCCGATCGCGCTGCCGTTCGTGTCCAAGCTGATCCCACGCGGCCCAGGCAACCCGATTGAGCCGCCGGAAGGCGACAAGGGCGGCAGCGGCACCGAGTCCGGCGTACAGCCGCAGTATGGCGTGCCGTTCGGCGTGACCCTGAACCCGTTCCTGTCACCGTTCGGTCTGCCGTGCAAACAGCCGGCCTGGGGTTACATTTCCGCCGTGGATCTGAAAACCAACGACATCGTGTGGAAAAAACGCATCGGCACCGTGCGCGACAGCTCCCCGCTGCCGCTGCCGTTCAAAATGGGCATGCCGATGCTGGGCGGCCCGGTGACCACCGCCGGTAACGTGTTCTTCATCGGCGCCACCGCAGACAACTACCTGCGCGCCTTCAGCGTGACCAACGGTGAAAAACTGTGGGAAGCACGCTTGCCGGCCGGCGGCCAGGCGACGCCGATGACCTATGAGGTCAACGGCAAGCAGTACGTGCTGATCTTCGCCGGCGGCCACGGTTCCTTCGGCACCAAGCTGGGTGACTATCTGGTCGCTTACGCCCTGCCCGACCAGAAGTAA
- a CDS encoding fimbrial protein: MKMTPRRRWATAGLLLFSLGVSGMVRAADNLYMHGALVAEPCVIQPGDEDIQLDFGTVVDKYLYLNQRTLSQPFELRLSECDLSLGKTVSITFKGEENPQLPGLLALAASSEASGIAIGMETAQGRPLPLNSAGGKYPLQNGSTVIAVQAYVRGEPEALAKKTIGRGAFNAIATFNLDYQ, encoded by the coding sequence ATGAAAATGACGCCAAGACGCCGCTGGGCGACGGCGGGGCTGTTGCTGTTTTCACTGGGCGTGAGCGGCATGGTGCGAGCGGCGGACAATCTGTATATGCACGGCGCGCTGGTGGCGGAGCCCTGTGTCATTCAGCCGGGCGACGAAGATATCCAACTGGATTTCGGCACTGTGGTCGACAAATACCTGTACCTGAATCAGCGCACGTTGAGCCAACCGTTCGAGCTGCGGCTGTCCGAATGCGATCTGAGTCTGGGAAAAACGGTGTCGATCACCTTCAAGGGCGAGGAAAACCCGCAGTTGCCGGGGTTGTTGGCGCTGGCGGCGAGCAGCGAGGCCAGCGGGATCGCCATCGGCATGGAAACCGCGCAAGGGCGGCCATTGCCGCTCAACAGCGCCGGCGGCAAATACCCGTTGCAGAACGGCAGTACGGTGATCGCCGTGCAGGCTTATGTGCGGGGCGAACCGGAGGCGCTGGCGAAGAAGACCATCGGTCGCGGCGCGTTCAACGCCATTGCGACTTTCAACCTGGACTATCAATAA
- a CDS encoding outer membrane usher protein, whose product MMLSPAGKLFRFQVLGLCITLALGSSSTRVYAEDGIQFNTDILDVNDRKNIDLSQFSRSGYIMPGSYSMVVHINKNELPEQKISFYPPDSDPDGSRACITKALVEQLGLKQEMVRSLSWWHQGECLDESSLKGMASRGDLATAALYLSVPQAYMEYSSEDWDPPSRWDEGIPGLLFDYNLNAQSRHQQKEGTREYSVSGNGTAGANLGAWRLRADWQGQLNHQTGVGQPTDKKLEWSRYYAYRAIPALRSRLTLGEDYLDSGIFESFRFSGASLVSDDNMLPPNLRGYAPEVVGVAKTNAKVTISQQGRVIYETQVAAGPFRIQDINDAISGELDVRVEEQDGSVQAFKMNTASIPYLTRPGSWRFKLAAGKPSDWQHHARGPLFGTGEFSWGISNGWSLYGGALAGGDYNALSLGVGRDLMMFGALSFDATQSRARLPQQEKTLSGGSYRVSYSKTFDELDSQVTFAGYRFSQEDYMSMSEYLDARYYGNRVGNNKEMYTITFNKQFRDWGLSTYLNYNHQTYWDRPANDRYSLTASRYFDIGDFKNLSLSLSAYRNRYNETNDDGMYLSLSMPWGNGATLSYNTTVNRNDNTHRVGYYNRVDEHNNYQVSAGSARSGANLNGYYNHEGDVARLSANASYQAGRYSAVGLSAQGGMTVTQEGGALHRSTVMGGTRLLLDTNGVAGVPVRGYGSTVSTNRFGKAVVADVNSYYRNKASIDLNKLGDNAEATRSVVQATLTEGAIGYRKFDVIAGEKAMAIVKLADGSTPPFGATVLNARKQETGIVNDGGSVYLSGINAGETMTVHWNGAAQCQIQLPSSLPADMLMRTLLLPCRPLAPAE is encoded by the coding sequence ATGATGTTATCACCTGCTGGGAAGCTATTTCGATTTCAGGTTTTGGGGTTATGTATCACGCTGGCACTGGGAAGTTCATCAACGCGTGTTTACGCTGAAGACGGTATTCAATTTAATACCGACATTCTGGATGTTAACGATCGGAAAAATATCGACCTAAGCCAATTTTCCCGCAGCGGCTACATTATGCCGGGGAGTTACAGCATGGTGGTTCATATCAATAAAAACGAACTGCCGGAGCAAAAAATATCGTTTTATCCGCCGGACAGCGATCCGGACGGCAGCCGGGCCTGCATCACCAAAGCGTTGGTCGAACAATTGGGGCTGAAGCAAGAGATGGTGCGATCGCTCAGCTGGTGGCATCAGGGTGAGTGTCTGGACGAATCCAGCCTGAAGGGCATGGCGTCGCGCGGCGATCTTGCGACGGCTGCGCTCTATCTGAGCGTGCCGCAGGCTTATATGGAGTACAGCTCGGAAGACTGGGATCCGCCGTCGCGCTGGGATGAGGGCATTCCGGGGTTGTTGTTCGACTATAACCTCAATGCTCAAAGCCGGCATCAGCAAAAGGAGGGCACTCGCGAGTATAGCGTCAGCGGCAACGGTACCGCCGGCGCCAATCTCGGCGCCTGGCGTCTGCGCGCCGACTGGCAGGGGCAGCTTAACCATCAAACCGGTGTCGGGCAGCCTACCGATAAGAAGTTGGAGTGGAGCCGCTATTACGCCTACCGCGCCATCCCCGCGCTGCGTTCGCGCCTGACGCTGGGTGAAGACTATTTGGATTCGGGCATTTTCGAGAGCTTCCGTTTTTCAGGCGCGAGTCTGGTCTCCGACGACAATATGCTGCCGCCCAACCTGCGCGGCTATGCGCCAGAGGTGGTCGGCGTGGCCAAAACCAACGCCAAGGTGACCATCAGTCAGCAGGGGCGGGTCATTTATGAAACCCAGGTGGCGGCGGGGCCGTTCCGTATTCAGGACATCAATGACGCCATCTCCGGCGAGTTGGATGTGCGGGTGGAAGAACAGGACGGCAGCGTACAGGCGTTCAAGATGAACACCGCCAGCATTCCGTATCTGACCCGCCCGGGCTCGTGGCGTTTCAAACTGGCGGCGGGCAAGCCGTCCGACTGGCAACACCACGCTCGCGGGCCGCTGTTTGGCACCGGCGAATTCTCATGGGGCATCAGCAACGGCTGGTCGTTGTATGGCGGCGCGTTGGCGGGCGGCGATTATAACGCCCTTTCGCTGGGCGTGGGGCGCGATCTGATGATGTTCGGCGCGCTGTCGTTCGACGCCACCCAATCGCGGGCGCGCCTGCCGCAGCAGGAAAAAACGCTGAGCGGCGGTTCTTACCGGGTGAGCTATTCGAAAACCTTCGATGAGTTGGACAGCCAGGTCACCTTCGCCGGCTACCGTTTCTCGCAAGAAGACTACATGAGCATGAGCGAATACCTCGACGCGCGTTATTACGGTAATCGGGTCGGCAACAACAAGGAGATGTACACCATCACCTTTAACAAGCAGTTCCGCGACTGGGGGTTGAGCACCTACCTCAACTACAACCATCAGACTTATTGGGATCGCCCGGCCAATGACCGTTACAGCCTGACGGCGTCGCGCTATTTCGACATCGGCGACTTCAAAAACCTGAGCCTGTCGTTGTCGGCTTATCGCAACCGTTACAACGAGACCAACGACGACGGCATGTATCTGTCGCTGTCAATGCCGTGGGGCAATGGTGCCACTCTCAGCTACAACACCACGGTGAATCGCAACGACAACACTCATCGCGTGGGGTACTACAACCGCGTCGACGAACACAACAACTATCAGGTGAGCGCCGGCAGCGCGCGTAGCGGCGCCAATTTGAACGGCTACTACAACCACGAGGGCGACGTGGCGCGTCTGAGCGCCAACGCCAGCTATCAGGCCGGGCGCTACAGCGCCGTTGGCCTGTCCGCGCAGGGAGGGATGACCGTCACGCAGGAAGGCGGCGCGCTGCATCGCTCTACCGTTATGGGCGGTACGCGCCTGTTGCTGGACACCAACGGCGTAGCCGGGGTACCGGTGCGCGGCTACGGCAGCACCGTGAGCACCAACCGCTTCGGCAAGGCGGTGGTGGCGGACGTCAACAGCTATTACCGCAACAAGGCCAGCATCGATCTGAACAAGCTGGGAGACAACGCCGAGGCCACCCGATCGGTGGTGCAGGCCACCCTGACGGAAGGGGCGATTGGCTACCGCAAGTTCGATGTGATCGCCGGTGAGAAGGCAATGGCGATCGTCAAACTGGCGGACGGCAGTACGCCGCCGTTCGGCGCTACGGTGTTGAACGCCCGCAAACAGGAAACCGGCATCGTCAACGACGGCGGCAGCGTCTACCTGAGCGGCATCAACGCCGGTGAAACCATGACGGTCCACTGGAATGGTGCCGCACAGTGCCAAATACAGCTGCCGTCTTCGCTGCCGGCCGACATGCTGATGCGCACATTGTTGCTGCCTTGCCGGCCGCTCGCCCCGGCTGAATAA
- a CDS encoding fimbrial protein: MMKRSRTALWLAGLLALVQLSAEANTLVNVRVTVLSPPCVINGGQPIEVNFGDEVMTTRIDGSNYRRPVNYTLTCNGQSSNALKLQVQGAAAGFDGQLLRTSQDGLGIALLHGGSRWPINQWLSFTYPVTPTLEAVPVKSATAKLTAGEFTAGATMKVDYQ; the protein is encoded by the coding sequence ATGATGAAACGAAGCCGAACGGCGCTCTGGCTGGCGGGGCTGTTGGCGCTGGTTCAACTGTCGGCTGAGGCGAACACCCTGGTGAACGTGCGGGTCACCGTGCTTTCCCCTCCCTGCGTTATCAACGGTGGGCAGCCTATCGAGGTGAATTTCGGCGATGAAGTGATGACCACCCGGATCGACGGCAGCAACTATCGGCGGCCGGTGAACTATACGCTGACGTGCAACGGGCAGAGCAGCAACGCTCTCAAACTGCAGGTTCAGGGGGCGGCGGCCGGTTTCGACGGTCAATTGTTGCGCACCAGCCAGGACGGACTGGGCATCGCGCTGCTTCACGGGGGCAGCCGCTGGCCGATCAATCAGTGGTTGAGTTTTACCTATCCCGTCACGCCGACGCTTGAGGCGGTGCCGGTGAAATCGGCCACTGCCAAACTGACGGCGGGCGAATTCACCGCCGGCGCGACGATGAAAGTGGACTATCAGTAA
- a CDS encoding fimbrial protein — MKLNKIMLATVLAFGVSSLANAADQGHGKVTFTGSIIDAPCSIAPESADQTVEMGQISNVALKNGGKSAPRQFDIKLEQCDTSTLKTVTTTFDGKASAANPDLLGIIGTASGASIAITDMASNPIKLGTATAPQTLNDGNNTLRFAAYLQGDGASATVVPGDFTAVADFKLAYQ, encoded by the coding sequence ATGAAACTGAACAAAATCATGCTGGCAACTGTTCTGGCGTTTGGCGTGTCTTCTCTGGCGAATGCCGCCGATCAGGGTCATGGCAAAGTGACTTTTACCGGTTCTATTATTGATGCTCCTTGCTCCATTGCGCCTGAATCGGCCGATCAAACTGTGGAAATGGGGCAGATTTCCAATGTCGCGCTGAAAAATGGCGGCAAATCAGCGCCGCGTCAGTTCGATATTAAACTGGAACAGTGCGACACCTCCACGCTGAAAACCGTCACCACCACTTTTGACGGCAAGGCTTCTGCCGCGAATCCTGATCTGCTGGGCATCATCGGTACCGCCAGCGGCGCCAGCATCGCCATTACCGACATGGCGAGCAATCCGATCAAACTGGGCACCGCAACGGCTCCTCAGACGTTGAACGACGGCAACAACACGCTGCGCTTCGCCGCTTACCTGCAGGGTGACGGCGCTTCCGCCACCGTGGTTCCAGGTGATTTCACCGCCGTAGCCGATTTCAAACTGGCTTACCAATAA